A DNA window from Altererythrobacter sp. B11 contains the following coding sequences:
- the trpS gene encoding tryptophan--tRNA ligase codes for MRVVSGIQPTGSLHLGNYLGAIRNWVRMQDGMEEGSQCLFFLADLHAISMPHDPAELRRATLEMAAALVACGIDPDRSILFNQAQVPAHAELQWLLNGTARMGWLNRMTQFKDKSGKNREGASVALFTYPVLQAADVLLYQATHVPVGEDQKQHLELARDIAQKFNNDFCAEDAPVFTLPDPIIPPDAARIMSLRDGTAKMSKSDPSDMSRVNLADDADTVAKKVKKAKTDPEPLPSEAAGLEGRPEALNLVTIYAALSDSTVEAVLGQYGGQGFGAFKPALADLMVESLSPVTGRFTELLRDRESLDAILARGAARARDIAGPTLDATYSALGLLRG; via the coding sequence ATGCGCGTCGTTTCCGGTATCCAGCCCACGGGCTCCCTCCACCTCGGCAATTATCTCGGTGCCATCCGCAATTGGGTGCGGATGCAGGACGGGATGGAAGAGGGCAGCCAGTGCCTGTTCTTCCTTGCTGATCTCCACGCCATTTCCATGCCGCACGATCCGGCGGAGCTGCGCCGCGCCACGCTGGAAATGGCCGCTGCGCTGGTCGCCTGCGGGATCGATCCGGATCGCTCCATCCTGTTCAACCAGGCGCAGGTGCCCGCCCATGCGGAGCTGCAATGGCTGCTGAACGGCACCGCCCGCATGGGCTGGCTGAACCGCATGACGCAGTTCAAGGACAAGTCCGGCAAGAACCGCGAAGGCGCCAGCGTCGCCCTGTTCACCTATCCCGTGCTGCAGGCGGCCGACGTGCTGCTGTACCAGGCCACGCATGTGCCCGTGGGGGAGGACCAGAAGCAGCATCTGGAGCTGGCGCGCGACATCGCGCAGAAGTTCAACAATGATTTCTGCGCCGAGGATGCGCCCGTCTTCACCCTGCCCGATCCGATCATCCCGCCCGATGCGGCCCGGATCATGAGCCTGCGCGACGGCACGGCCAAGATGAGCAAGTCCGATCCTTCGGACATGAGCCGCGTCAACCTGGCCGACGATGCCGATACGGTGGCGAAGAAGGTGAAGAAGGCCAAGACCGATCCCGAGCCGTTGCCGTCCGAAGCCGCCGGGCTGGAAGGCCGGCCGGAAGCGCTGAACCTCGTCACCATCTACGCCGCCCTGTCCGACAGCACGGTGGAAGCGGTGCTGGGGCAGTATGGCGGGCAGGGCTTCGGCGCCTTCAAGCCGGCGCTGGCCGATCTGATGGTGGAAAGCCTGAGCCCGGTGACCGGCCGCTTCACCGAATTGCTGCGGGACCGGGAATCGCTCGATGCCATCCTGGCACGCGGCGCGGCGCGGGCGCGCGACATTGCCGGGCCCACGCTGGACGCCACCTATTCCGCGCTGGGCCTGCTGCGCGGCTGA
- the dut gene encoding dUTP diphosphatase, translating into MADTVAVRIKRLPHGAGLDLPRYATAGAAGMDVLAAEDVTIPPGGRHAVSTGFALAIPDGYEIQVRPRSGLALKHGITLPNTPGTIDSDYRGELKIITINLGDQDFPITRGDRIAQLVLAPVTLAAWQEVEELDDTARGQGGFGSTGGHAKLD; encoded by the coding sequence ATGGCTGATACGGTGGCGGTGCGGATCAAGCGCCTGCCCCATGGCGCGGGGCTGGATCTGCCCCGCTATGCCACGGCGGGGGCGGCGGGCATGGATGTGCTGGCGGCGGAGGATGTCACCATTCCGCCCGGCGGCCGCCACGCGGTCAGCACCGGCTTCGCCCTCGCCATTCCCGATGGCTATGAGATCCAGGTCCGGCCGCGTTCGGGCCTCGCGCTGAAGCACGGCATCACCCTGCCGAACACGCCGGGCACGATCGATTCGGACTATCGCGGCGAATTGAAGATCATCACCATCAATCTGGGCGACCAGGATTTCCCGATCACGCGGGGCGATCGGATCGCCCAGCTCGTCCTCGCGCCCGTCACCCTTGCCGCCTGGCAGGAGGTGGAGGAGCTTGACGACACGGCGCGCGGCCAGGGCGGCTTCGGCTCCACCGGCGGCCACGCAAAGCTGGACTGA
- a CDS encoding DUF4136 domain-containing protein has protein sequence MSNFTNVARGLKLAVVTLALATLAACASSFNADVSRFQSQLPAPAGQTFAVVAEDPSLAGGLEFSQYASYVSAQMQELGYTPGSPDTANLIVRFDYGVDKGRERVTSTGFGYRDPFYSPWYGYQPIVYRGRNGRPYVSYVPTRAWGYGWYDPFFGGGYNDVSSYTIYTSEIDLKIDQRATGQRLFEGKAEAVSTSNRLQYLVPNLVEAMFTDFPGNSGETVRISIKPENQPVKRSSR, from the coding sequence ATGAGCAACTTCACCAATGTCGCGCGGGGCCTCAAACTGGCCGTGGTGACGCTGGCACTGGCGACACTTGCCGCCTGTGCCTCCAGCTTCAACGCCGATGTCTCCCGCTTCCAGAGCCAGCTGCCCGCCCCCGCCGGCCAGACCTTCGCCGTGGTCGCGGAAGATCCCTCGCTCGCGGGCGGGCTCGAATTCTCGCAATATGCCAGCTACGTTTCGGCGCAGATGCAGGAGCTGGGCTATACCCCCGGCTCGCCGGACACGGCCAATCTCATCGTCCGCTTCGATTATGGCGTCGATAAGGGGCGTGAGCGGGTGACGAGCACCGGCTTCGGCTATCGCGATCCCTTCTATTCGCCGTGGTATGGCTATCAGCCGATCGTCTATCGCGGGCGCAACGGGCGGCCCTATGTCTCCTACGTGCCCACCCGCGCCTGGGGCTACGGCTGGTACGATCCGTTCTTCGGCGGGGGCTATAACGACGTGTCGAGCTACACGATCTACACCAGCGAGATCGATTTGAAGATCGACCAGCGCGCCACCGGCCAGCGCCTGTTCGAAGGCAAGGCGGAAGCCGTCTCCACCTCCAACCGGCTGCAATATCTGGTGCCCAATCTGGTGGAAGCGATGTTCACCGACTTCCCCGGCAATTCGGGCGAGACCGTGCGCATCTCGATCAAGCCGGAAAACCAGCCGGTGAAGCGCTCCAGCCGCTGA
- a CDS encoding bifunctional phosphopantothenoylcysteine decarboxylase/phosphopantothenate synthase produces MVQLRILLVIGGGIAAYKSCELVRLIRKGGGAVTCVLTEGGSQFVTPMSLAALSGNQVHTSLWDLKNEAEIGHIQLSRDADLVVVCPATADLLAKMAAGICDDLATTLILATDKPVLAVPAMNVRMWEHAATQRNIAWLRQAGVRVMQPDEGPMACGEFGPGRLPDPEMVWLEIAEMLGLDPGDAGPGEVAAYLEALEPEEEEEPVEEAATPRPGGLAGLLASIIPRSTSRRIRDEEVSYREIAPADEPVLPDHVAPPPGGGPLLAARGQARSAPPSDPGALPCAGYWGDFDPLAGQPEFDQAPEHRPLYGRHVLVTAGPTHEPIDPVRYIANRSSGKQGFAIAAAAAAAGARVTLVSGPVTLATPPGVERIDVETAEEMAAAVRAAMPADAAVMVAAVADWRTRDFAGQKIKKRGSAPPALLLAENPDILATLAASPQRPGLVIGFAAETEDVTENARRKRQRKGVDWIVANDVSGDVMGGDENRVHLVTEDGVEDWEAMTKQDVARRLVERMAERLAHG; encoded by the coding sequence ATGGTTCAGCTGCGTATATTGCTGGTGATCGGCGGCGGGATCGCCGCGTATAAATCCTGCGAGCTCGTGCGGCTGATCCGCAAGGGCGGCGGCGCCGTGACCTGCGTGCTGACGGAGGGCGGATCCCAGTTCGTCACGCCGATGAGCCTCGCCGCGCTGTCCGGCAATCAGGTCCACACATCGCTGTGGGATCTGAAGAACGAGGCGGAGATCGGCCATATCCAGCTGAGCCGCGATGCCGATCTGGTGGTGGTGTGCCCGGCCACGGCCGATTTGCTGGCCAAGATGGCGGCGGGCATTTGCGACGATCTGGCGACCACGCTGATCCTGGCGACGGACAAGCCGGTGCTGGCCGTCCCTGCCATGAATGTGCGCATGTGGGAGCATGCCGCCACGCAGCGCAACATCGCCTGGCTGCGGCAGGCGGGCGTGCGGGTGATGCAGCCGGACGAAGGCCCGATGGCCTGCGGCGAGTTCGGCCCCGGCCGCCTGCCGGACCCGGAGATGGTGTGGCTGGAGATCGCCGAGATGCTCGGCCTCGATCCCGGCGACGCCGGCCCGGGCGAAGTTGCTGCCTATCTGGAAGCGCTGGAGCCCGAGGAAGAGGAAGAGCCGGTGGAGGAAGCCGCCACGCCGCGTCCCGGCGGGCTGGCGGGCCTGCTTGCCTCCATCATTCCGCGCAGCACATCCCGCCGCATCCGGGATGAGGAAGTGTCCTATCGCGAAATCGCTCCGGCGGATGAGCCAGTGCTGCCGGACCATGTTGCGCCCCCGCCGGGCGGCGGCCCGCTGCTGGCGGCGCGGGGGCAGGCGCGCTCCGCCCCGCCGAGCGATCCGGGCGCCCTGCCGTGCGCCGGCTATTGGGGCGACTTCGATCCGCTGGCCGGCCAGCCGGAATTCGATCAGGCGCCCGAGCATCGGCCGCTTTACGGGCGGCATGTGCTGGTGACGGCGGGCCCCACGCATGAACCGATCGATCCGGTGCGCTACATCGCCAACCGCTCTTCCGGGAAACAGGGCTTTGCCATTGCCGCCGCCGCCGCCGCTGCGGGCGCACGGGTCACGCTGGTGTCCGGCCCCGTCACGCTCGCCACGCCGCCGGGTGTGGAGCGGATCGACGTGGAGACGGCGGAGGAAATGGCGGCGGCGGTAAGGGCTGCAATGCCCGCCGATGCCGCGGTGATGGTGGCGGCGGTAGCCGATTGGCGCACGCGCGATTTCGCCGGGCAGAAGATCAAGAAGCGCGGCTCCGCCCCGCCGGCGCTGCTGCTGGCGGAGAACCCCGATATTCTCGCCACGCTGGCCGCCAGCCCGCAGCGGCCGGGGCTGGTGATCGGCTTCGCCGCCGAAACCGAGGATGTGACCGAAAACGCCCGCCGCAAGCGGCAGAGGAAGGGCGTGGACTGGATCGTCGCCAATGATGTGTCCGGCGATGTGATGGGCGGGGACGAAAACCGCGTCCACCTTGTCACCGAAGACGGGGTGGAGGATTGGGAAGCCATGACGAAACAGGATGTGGCGCGCCGGCTGGTGGAGCGCATGGCGGAGAGACTGGCCCATGGCTGA